A stretch of DNA from Bacteroidota bacterium:
ATGGATAAAATTTCACTATAAGTTCGTATGGTCGAAGAGCTGTACCTCCTGTGTTCCATCCAGCGAACAAGACTTTCAATCTGGTCTGCTTCCCTTACAGGTAAGGGTAGAAACAATTTTTCATCGTCTTTACGGATGAGTAGATCATTTGTCAATTGATGCTTTAATCCATCAAGATTGAGCAATGCATTATTGCTGAAAATGTTCAGAATCTTGTTCAAATTAGCCTGCGTAAAACCTATATGCCAGCATTTCATTGCCGGCTCCCAACGTGCTCCCGGTATAGTCCGAATTATCGCAATAGTCTCCTTGTCATAAGCGAAGTACAGCAGTAGCCGCCTGCGGCTGTTCACAATGCCTTCCTCTACTTGAATGGTCTTCATTGTGGTTTTTATTATTAATCGGAAAAGATGCGAAAATATACCCCTATCAGGAGGGAAATAATTAACCCGACATATGAAAGAAAGCATTATTGTGATTATTTGTCAAAAGACACCTCAACCCTCACTCCCCTCTCCTTCAGGAGAGGGGTTGGGGGTGAGGTCATGTAGATCAGGAGAGGGATTGAGGGTGAGGTCATCCCTTGTTGAATAATTGTAGCTTTATCGCCTTAAATGGTAAGTCAATAATGCATAAATTTGACGCCGGTAAAAGATTTTAAATGCAATTTATCAATCCATATTTTCTTTTCGGCCTGCTGGCCATCTCTATCCCCATCATCATCCACCTGTTTAACTTCCGCCGCTTTAAAAAGGTCTATTTCACCAATGTCAGATATATAAAGGATATAAAAAGCGAAACACAGAAGAAGTCGAGGCTCCGGCACCTGCTGGTGCTTCTGCTCAGGATCATGACTGTCATCTGTCTAATGATGGCCTTCGCACAGCCATTCATACCGGCATCGAAAGAGAATAAGGGAGTGGGCAAACGTAAGGCCATAAGTGTATATATCGATAATTCCTTCAGCATGGAAGCACAGTCCAATGGCATGTCACTGCTGGATGGTGCCAGGAAAAAAGCTGCAGAAATAGCCCAGTACTACTCCACCACCGACCTGTTCCAACTGCTTACCAATGACTTTGAAGGCCGCTACCAGCGGTTTGTAGCGCGTGATGAATTTATCAGCATGGTCGATGAAGTCGGCCTGTCGCCTGTCGCCAGAAACCTTTCAGAGATCTACCGCCGGCTAAGCGACATGCAGTCACAGGCCTCCAACGACTACCGGATCATCTACCTTTTATCGGATTTTCAAAAGACAACCGCTGATATCGGAAAAATCGTTCCCGATACTACCATCAGCATATATTTGGTTCCACTCACAGCCGAAAAGACAAACAACCTGTATATCGACAGTTGCTGGTTCGAGACACCCGTACATCTCATCAACCAGAAGATGACGCTCAAAGTGCGGATAAAAAACTCGGGTGAAACAGGGTACGAGAAGATGCCGCTGAAACTGATGGTCAACAATTCACAGAAAGGCCTGGCAAGCTTTGATATTTCGGGTGATGCCAGTGTGGATATCGGCATACCGTTTACGAACTACACTGCCGGCATCCAGTATGGCATGCTTGAAATAAACGATTACCCCGTTACTTATGACGACAGGCTCTATTTAAGCTATACCGTTTCATCTTCCATTCCCGTGCTGGCTATAAATGAAAATGACAAAAACCGGTACCTTGATGCGGTGTTGGGCAGAGATTCTGCCTTTATCTTTACCAATAGCCCGGTGAGAAGCCTTGATTTTTCAGCTTTTGGCAATTATAACCTTATCATCCTGAATGGATTGACGTCCATTTCAAGCGGACTGGAACAGGAGGTGAAGCGCTTTGTTGAGAATGGCGGCAGCGTTGCTGTTTTCCCTTCACTGGAAATGGATGTTCAAGGGTACAGGGAATCCCTCAGCAGGATAGGGTCCGGGTATTTTGGCCCCGGCGACACAACAGGCACCAGAGTTACCGACATCAACACCGACAACCAGGTATATCATGATGTATTCGAGAGCATACCTGAAAATATCGACCTGCCGGCAGTAAAGCATCATTTTCCTGTGGAGATGTTGCCACGGTCGGGTCAGGAACCGCTGCTGACCTTACAAAATGGCCATATCTTCCTGAGTGTACAGCCTGTCGGCAAAGGATTTATTTACCTGTGCGCAGTGCCTCTGGAA
This window harbors:
- a CDS encoding BatA domain-containing protein, encoding MQFINPYFLFGLLAISIPIIIHLFNFRRFKKVYFTNVRYIKDIKSETQKKSRLRHLLVLLLRIMTVICLMMAFAQPFIPASKENKGVGKRKAISVYIDNSFSMEAQSNGMSLLDGARKKAAEIAQYYSTTDLFQLLTNDFEGRYQRFVARDEFISMVDEVGLSPVARNLSEIYRRLSDMQSQASNDYRIIYLLSDFQKTTADIGKIVPDTTISIYLVPLTAEKTNNLYIDSCWFETPVHLINQKMTLKVRIKNSGETGYEKMPLKLMVNNSQKGLASFDISGDASVDIGIPFTNYTAGIQYGMLEINDYPVTYDDRLYLSYTVSSSIPVLAINENDKNRYLDAVLGRDSAFIFTNSPVRSLDFSAFGNYNLIILNGLTSISSGLEQEVKRFVENGGSVAVFPSLEMDVQGYRESLSRIGSGYFGPGDTTGTRVTDINTDNQVYHDVFESIPENIDLPAVKHHFPVEMLPRSGQEPLLTLQNGHIFLSVQPVGKGFIYLCAVPLEPACSNFPLHAIFVPTMYKMALLSEPPSGLFYTIGSDEPVEIRKTELEGDMTFKIRSTTGDFEVIPEQRIIGSRASLYMHGQVTEAGNYTLLTGDQVISGLSFIYDRKESNLDSYTPEELNKSWDPVKYNFKVIQETGKPFGEVLDELNIGIKLWRWFVVLALLCLAGEVVVLRFF